The sequence ACTGGAGGAAAATACGCTGAATCTGAAACCTCATCAGTATTGGCTTTTTGAGCGGCTCTTTGATGAATTCAAAGTGGAGCTGGCATCAAAAGAAAAGCTAAACGATACCACCTCCTCTTTAACCTTTCGCTGGGGCTCTGCATTCAATCTCAAATCCGATTTCCACAAAGAAAGGGAACCCTTTCATAAGCCGGTTTTTAATGCGTATGTTGGAGCCGAACTCGACGGGCGATTCTATTTCCGCAGCCGGTTCCGAGTGGAAAACCACGTAAGCAAAAACCGGTCAGTACGCGCCCGCGCCTGGACGCACAACGACTTGGGCGGCACGCTGGACGACACATACTTGAAATATCACTATAAATATTTTGATTTGATCTTTGGTCGCCAGCGCCTGCAGTGGGGTCCCGGTTTTGCTGAAGTGGATTTGATTTCCCCCAACCCGCCTCCTTTCGACATGCTTCGGTTCAAAGCCACTTACAAAGCGCTCCGTTTCCAGTTCTTCTTTACCCGTTTGGACGATGCCATCAATCCCGTCACCCCTTTCGATACAGTTCCGCGTTACTTCTCCGCCCACAGGCTGGCTGTCAAACCTTGGCACTGGCTGGAGCTTTCTCTGTCGGAGGTAGTGCTATACGGCGGCCCGAACCGCAAGTTTGAATGGTACTATTTGATGCCCTTTGTCCCCTTTTATGGCGAGCAGTACAACAATTTCAAGGACGACAATCCTATCTGGGCTATCGACTGGAATGTCACTCCGTTCAAAAATTTTGCCCACTATGGGGAGCTTTTAATCGACGATTTCCAGTACGACTGCATCTTCGGCGATTGCTCCGAACCGCAACAGATCGGTATTCGCTTGGGATTTTTCGCCAGTTCACTCGGCCCGTATAAAAACAATTCCCTGAATCTGGAATACAGCCGCATCAACAATTACGTGTACGGCCAGAACCGCTATTACAACCTCTATCTCTATCACAATGTCCCCATCGGTGCCCCGTTGGGACCGAGCGGCGATTACGTTTTGTTCCGCTACCGGCAATATTTCAGCAATAGCTTCGACGCCGGCTTTTCGGCCGAATACCGCCGCAAGGGGCAGGACAGCGTTGCCGTGCAGACATTGAAGGTTCCCTTCGCCGAATTTCCCCTGGGTGTGGTGGAGAAATCTCTGACCTTCCAGTTTTCAGCCACATATCAATATAAGGCCAACCTCTTTGCTCGAATGGATATTGGCACCAGAAATCGGGACAACTTTGGCAACGTTTCCGGTGCCGCCAGCCGCGACCGCTTCGTAAGCTTGCAATTTGGCAGCAATTTCTGGTGGGAAAGCCGGTATTAATGCCATGTTTTCCCTTTTGGCTCCGGCTAAAATCAACCTATATTTAAAAGTTCTTTACAAGCGTTCCGACGGCTACCATGAAATCGACACGGTACTGCAGGCCGTCTCACTCTTTGACCGTCTGACTTTCCATCCCGGCTCAAAAATCCATGTTCTGACCAAAGGCCACCCCATTCAGGAAGAGGATAACTTGGTTACGAAAGCCCTTCGTTTGTTGCAGGCCTACACCGGAACAAAAAAAGGGATCCGGGTGGTTATCGATAAAAAAATCCCCGTCGCTGCGGGCCTCGGGGGTGGCAGCTCGGATGCCGCAACGGCCCTTTTGGGGGCCTGTCGACTCTGGCAAATACCCGTAAGCAAAAGTGAGCTGGCCTTTTTGGGCTCAAAAATTGGTTCTGACGTTCCCTTCTTTTTCACCTCCGGCCAAGCCCAGGCTCAGGGACGCGGAGAAATGCTCTACGAGCTTTCCCTGCCGACCAACTATTCGATTCTTCTGGTCTGCCCCCATGTTTCAGTATCAACCCCCTGGGCGTATCAAGCGCTCAATTTGAGCTTGACAAGCGTAAAAAACAGGGGTAACTTTTTACCAACAGAAAAAAAAAGGGTCATTGGAGAAGACCCTCGAAGATCCCCACGCGCATGCCTCTTCTCCAATGATTTGGAAGCACCGGTTTTCCGGCGCTTCCCGGAAGTAGAGCAGTTAAAGAAAGCCGTTGCCTCCGCCGGTTTCGAGCCGGTATTGATGTCCGGTTCCGGGCCATCGGTGTGGGCGGCG comes from Verrucomicrobiia bacterium and encodes:
- the ispE gene encoding 4-(cytidine 5'-diphospho)-2-C-methyl-D-erythritol kinase codes for the protein MFSLLAPAKINLYLKVLYKRSDGYHEIDTVLQAVSLFDRLTFHPGSKIHVLTKGHPIQEEDNLVTKALRLLQAYTGTKKGIRVVIDKKIPVAAGLGGGSSDAATALLGACRLWQIPVSKSELAFLGSKIGSDVPFFFTSGQAQAQGRGEMLYELSLPTNYSILLVCPHVSVSTPWAYQALNLSLTSVKNRGNFLPTEKKRVIGEDPRRSPRACLFSNDLEAPVFRRFPEVEQLKKAVASAGFEPVLMSGSGPSVWAAVPKKSERRAVSEKTRGHGALIQNLLNKTGITPTPRFFIVRPLATCATVSIGGRPA
- a CDS encoding capsule assembly Wzi family protein, coding for MTKITKALAALPLLILTLFPKTFSNQLEEIPLDSWVYPVIDELHFQGFFPNLFVADKPYTRGEIAAELESVKRELEENTLNLKPHQYWLFERLFDEFKVELASKEKLNDTTSSLTFRWGSAFNLKSDFHKEREPFHKPVFNAYVGAELDGRFYFRSRFRVENHVSKNRSVRARAWTHNDLGGTLDDTYLKYHYKYFDLIFGRQRLQWGPGFAEVDLISPNPPPFDMLRFKATYKALRFQFFFTRLDDAINPVTPFDTVPRYFSAHRLAVKPWHWLELSLSEVVLYGGPNRKFEWYYLMPFVPFYGEQYNNFKDDNPIWAIDWNVTPFKNFAHYGELLIDDFQYDCIFGDCSEPQQIGIRLGFFASSLGPYKNNSLNLEYSRINNYVYGQNRYYNLYLYHNVPIGAPLGPSGDYVLFRYRQYFSNSFDAGFSAEYRRKGQDSVAVQTLKVPFAEFPLGVVEKSLTFQFSATYQYKANLFARMDIGTRNRDNFGNVSGAASRDRFVSLQFGSNFWWESRY